One Oryctolagus cuniculus chromosome 7, mOryCun1.1, whole genome shotgun sequence genomic window, CACtttgataaagaaaaagaaaagcagcactGAGAAATGTTAAGGTGACCTGAGATCTGGGTTTGAATCATAGTCCTGTCAGTTGATACCCTTGTGCCTGTAAGCAAGGTTACTTAAACCTTCCAATTTCAGTTTCTTCGTGTGTAACAAAGGAACCATGGTAATTGTGTTAACTTCATAGACTTGGTGGGAGAACTAAATAAAATTCAGTTAATGTAAGTCAAGGGCTTAAAGCCTGGCTCACTAAGAAATTCTAATTAAACATTAGCCAGTCTTCAAAGATTATGATCTTTGGAATTATCTTGAGAGTTTTTAACCCAGATAGATTTCAGTAGAAATGACCAGTTCAGTTGTGAAATAACTCTTATACCAGGGCTCCTGAGTATGCAAGAGTCTTGGGAACGGGGGATTCAAAGAAGGGGCAGATCTCCAGTCttctttaaaagagaagaaaataaaagtctgCAAAGCAGCTCAGTTTCAAGTCTGTCTTCATCATCTCTTACTCAGTTTCAGAACATTAGGTCTTCTGATTTTTATAATCCCTCCAGAAATTATATCTATTTCCTTCCTCTAATTGGTAGTACAGTAGATTAAATGAAGACTTGGAAATCAAAGGCTTTACCATGCAATTGGGGAAATATTTCAACACTCATGTtttgagaggggctggcattatgctgcagtgagttaagccaccagcattccatattaaaGTGCTGGTGTGTCCCAGTTCAAACCCCAGttcaggatagagttcctggctcctggctttgacatggcccagccctggctgttgcaggcatttaaagagtgaatcagcagatggaagacctctatctgtctctctatctatctatctatctatccatttatccatctataactgtctttaaaatcttaagaaaaccaTCATTGTGACCTCCTGTTATTTTCCATATACAATAAAAGTCCAagttaaagtaaattaaattttacaaataagacTCTCTAGAAAGTTTCTGATTAAGTATAAGACAATGATGAGTAGGACACACATCGATCTTAAGAAACTTTTCACACCAGCAGACACACAAGTAAACAGATGACCTTAACAAATATgggggaaaggagaaagaactaTGTGGAGCTATCAGTACACAGAACAGGGACACTTAGCCTGTCCTGCAGTCCAGAGATCTTTCTGGAAGAAATCATCCCTGAAATATGTCTTAAAGATGAGCAAATATATTAGCCATGTGCAAAATAATaaacaaggccatgagcaaagccAATATGATACAAAGAGCACGTGATGAATGTGGAGAAATACATGTAACATGATGTTtctggaaggaaagagaaagcagagaatgTTGAGAGGTATAATTAGCaaaaaagaagctaaaataaaatatcttttaaaaaatgattcagtGAGCACCAATTATATGTTAAACATTACTTTAGGTCTTGAGGAGCTGAGATTTCATTTTGTAGGACAAATGTTTGTAGAAATTAAAGGGTGGCTTGTCACATGTGTGTTgtgttttgattctttttaattgATCAGTCTGCCTTTAGTGTGAACAATACATTTGAGGGGAGCTAATTTAAATGTGTGAATCTCATCTAGGAGATGAGCAAAAACACCTGCAAGAAAGATAATGAATTCAAGAGTTGACAAGTAGGAGATAAATTGGGAAAAAGTTACAAACATTTGTAGTATGCTGCCTTGTATAAATGTTGGGTGAGGTGAGAGACTCTCATACCAGAATGCCTATGGTGGTTTCACATactgagatgaaaaagaaaatactcaaaaGGAAAGCTGGCGGGTGCTTTCCTTAGCAGTTAAGCTTAATGCTGCTTGGGAGCACttcaccccatgtcagagtgcctaggttcaagtcccggctctggtCCCTGTTCTAGCgtcttgctgatgcacaccctggaagacagcagatgacggctgaagtagtggggtccctgccactcttatGGGACCTCTGGTTGGGTTCTAAGCACCCAGCTTTAGTATGATGCAACCCTACCCATTTGTAAAGTGCACcagagggcctgtgctgtggcgcagtgggttaaagccccagcctgcagcgccggcatcccatatgcacgctggttcaagttcagctgctccactttctatccagctccctgctaatgcacctgggaaagcagtggaggatagcccaagtgcttgcgcctctgcaaccatatgggagacccagaagttcttggctcctggcttcagatcagctcagctctggtcattgcagctatttgggaagtgaaccaatggatagaagacctctctttctctctctctttctctctctctctctctttgtaactctgtatttcaaataaacaaaatatttttttaaaaaaatgacccagcgaggccggcgccgtggcttaataggctaatcctccaccttgcggtgccggcacaccgggttctagtcccggtcggggcgccggattctgtcccggttgcccctcttccaggccagctctctgctatggccagggagtgcagtggaggatggcccaggtgcttgggccctgcaccccatgggagaccaggaaaagcacctggatcctggctcctgccatcggatcagcgcggtgcgccggctgcagcggcggccattggagggtgaaccaacggcaaaggaagacctttctctctctgtctctctctctcactgtccactctgcctgtcaaaaaaaaaaaaaaaaaaaatgacccagcagatgggagttctctcactctctctgtgactgGGGCAATTAACTTTACAGTCTTTTGGACATCGCAAGGGATATCCTTAGCACACTTGGAATTCAGGGCTGCAGACATATTTATTAATCCAAAGGTTACATAAATTTGTGAGCATACAAAAGCCAGGAAGTTGGGCCAAAGCAAACATGTGGAATGAGATGAACAACAGTCAAAGAACAGACAATgagaaattataatgaaaatgatAAGGAACAATTATCACAAGTAGAAAGAGAATCAGAAAAGAGTAATATGTCAGAAACCAAGATAAAAAAggataagtttaaaaaaaaaagaggtaaatggATACACCGGTGatacaaagattaaaaaataaaattcggCAATAGGGTAATGGTGAACTATTGGGTAGTAGTCATGGCTCAGGGATCCAGTAAAATgagttaattatttaattaattaattaattgacatttaaatttattttgcctttatttctttattctttaaaaacactgattgtttttccttgtaatttttctattttatataccaGATACTTCATAGTTTTGAAATTTCAACCAACATCTGTGAAAAGGTGGCTGAGTCGAAGACCCTGACTTTGAAGCTATGTGTTTGCCTTTATCCATTTCCACCCCCATGACTCTGAGTGGCTTCACTGGATTCCTGATGAGTCTCTCCATCCTGTGCTCTGCTTTCAGGGCAATCGCAGGTGTCAAGTAGCCAAATAAGGGCCACTTTCCTTTGTGGGGAAATCTCCAGCCTCTACAAGCTTCCTCCAATTTATCTTGCTTTCACCAGACTCCATTACGTATATGAATAATTTAGTGAATTAAGTGTGAATCCCTTGAGAGTCTGGAATACGTTTATCTTTGTGTTCTCCTGAAATCTCCAGCTCAAATAAGAGTGTTGAGTTTCTTATTACATGTCTCTGACATATGCTATAATTTTATGaacttttctctttgtccttaCCCTATCGtgatttaatgttttttaaaaagttagaataCCTTCTGGATAACTCATCTTCCTAATGATAAATGATATAGTTTCTTTCAGACTTTAGAGTTCTTTagagtttttaatatttaatatttatatttaatattaatacatttaatattaatatttaatatttatttatttgaaaggcagagttacggacaggcagaggcagagagagagagaggtcttccatcagctggttcactcctcaaatggtcacagtggctgaagctaggctgatccaaagccaggagccaggaactttggggtctcccatgccagtgcaggggcctacgcacttgggctatcttcccagggcacagcagagagctggatcagaagtggagcagccaggactcaaaccggcacccacatgggatgctggcactgcagggaggggctttacctgctacgccacagtgctgggcccagacTTCAGAGTTCTAATTTACCCAACAAGCTCTTCAAATTGTGACCTCCTTAAGAACAGGAATCTACCCTGCCTATTTCCAGATTGCAATCCTTGTAGCTTTTTTCCCAACTCCCTGTTCCTTGTGCTGCTCAAAGACTTGTTGAGAAGTAAATTGAAACTTCATGCTGAGTTATGAAATCTTTACGGAAAGGCAACATTGTGAAAGAATAGTTTTCTGATCAAAACTTCCCATTTCTCAAGAAAAGCCTCTCTCATGAGCTATAATGACTCTTGGgactaaatataaaaagaaacaaagaaaacaaaggggcTTACCAAACTGGCACTGGGGCCCATAGTACCCCACATCACAGTTGCAGGTGTAATTATTGATGACTTCCACACATTCTCCATGGCCACTGCATGACCCAGGATGGCAGGAAGCTTTAAGGAGgataaaaaaatatacattttattgtgATTACATTTTATTACTCATAGTAGACATAAGTAACTTTTTGTCTGAGACTATTTTAATATACAGGAAATGTTATTGGAACATTCATAGCACATTTTGCATAAAATTTATACCAAAATATCTATATAGGgaatatacacagaaacacagacatgtGTTTGCTTTTAGAATGAATTTACTGATACTAACACTGTATAATATTTTGGGTAAATGAGGAGTATACATTGCAACTCTTGGAATTACTTGTTTTTAATGTAATAAACACATGGAAATCATGGCCTAACCTCAGTCACTTTTGAACAATCCCTTTCTTTATAGACAGTAATAAGATTTTAAAGCCTAAATTTGCTACAGTCGTAAATAGTACAATTTAGAAGAGACCAAATTAACTATGTTTCACTGTTGGAATACAatttagaaaaatactttttgGAATTGCTACATAGGCTTTacagaaatttttgttttttaagctttgtttatttgaaagcagaatggcaatgagagagggagagactgagagaaagaaaaaaagagcaagagagcatgcgcttctctctgctttttaacttcccaattggctgcagcagcctgggacagggtcagactgaagtcaggagcccagaactccattctggtctcccacatgggtggcaggagaccaagtctttgagctatcttctgctgccttcccaggtgcattcgtaggcagcaggatcagaagcagagcagttgggacttgaaccatgctctgatatggaatgctggcatcagaagcagcagcttaacttgtacGTGAAACACCAGTCCCCAGAAATTTTCATACACCAAACTATACCGATGTTTCCTTGTACATAATTATGTAAGatcaggccaaggcggaaactgGTAGCATCAAGCCCCTACTTCACAATGAGGAAACTGGGGTGTTATGAGCATAAGCCCTCCACTGATCCCAACTCTCAGTTTCCACTCCTGTGCCTTGTTCTCAGTGGTACTGATTGTCTAGCCCTCCTTCCTTACCTCCTACAGATACTGATCATCTTGATGTAACTTGATCTAAGGTATAGTTTCTGGAGGTGGGGACCAGCCTTACACATCAAAAATGCTCAGAAGTGACTTGATTCAAGCTTATGTAGATGATTGTAAGTCTTacagaatgaactagcaggtgttATCGCCCTCCAGGGTTCCGATGGGATAGTCTAATTATCCTCTTAATCTGGATGCCCCGAGCCTGAGACTGCACTGCCACTGGCCGCCCCTACCTGTGTAGCAGAGGGCTGCCTTCCGTTTTTGGCAAGAGTCATCATTCCATTTTCCCGAGTCTCTGAGCCTCTTGATGTAGATCTCCACGCAGTCCTCCTTGGTCTTCTTGTTGTTGGGTTCCCCCTCTCCCCAGTTCTCTGCTTCTGCGGTGAGAGATTTGTTGGTCCCCACCCATGTCCATATGTTTCCTATCTTCCGGATTCCTATCCAGTAGTAAGAGCGGCTAAAGGGCAGCGTCTTCTCCAGATACTCGATTTCTCCCTTGTTTTGTATGGCGACTAAATCCGTgtagttttctcggcagaacttTCGAGCCCTTTCCCAGTTCATGGGTTTTTCAGAATAATGGTAAGTCCAACAGTTGGTTCCATGATATGCCAGGAAATCTGAAAGACATCGTGTGAACTGTGTCAAGTCTTAACGTTACGCTGCAGAGAAGCTGTCGCTAATCCAGACCTAAGCCACCTAAGACGAGGAATGAGCCCAAGAGTCTAAGTGATCATCAGGCAACCGAGCTGCTTCCAGATGTAAAGTAGAACCTAGACCCCTGATTGGAATGTTTATGCTCCTGATTCTATTTCGCACAGATTTGGTGGCTTTCTAGATTTACTTCCATAAAATAATAGTTCCTCAAAATTTGTTAAAAGAAATGTAATCAATATATTGCAGAAGTATATATTTTTAGTGGTTAGCAATCACTGAACAATAACTGAAGTGAtcgttaaaacaaaaaaagaacatatcctataattttctGCTCCAAAAAACTTTCATAGATTTTTCTTTAGAATCATGCAGAAAACAGTATTTCTACCAGTATTCCCTTTTCATATTTATTGGCTATTTAGATATACTCTTTCATGCCTCTTCAAGTACTACATACACTTTCCTGTTGAatgtctttttcttattgatttgtatGAGACTTCTTATAGATTCCTGATATGAGCCCTTCATCAGAAGGTATGTTTATGTATACATCCATATGATCACAAATATCTGCTTTCATTCTCAAATCTTTCCTTCATATTCATAATGAATAAACAGACATTCTTAATTTCAATGCAAAAAACAATAACTGAAGTGAAATATCatctaattttacattttatagttCAATTTTCTATCTTGGGATAATTTCTTAAAAGCCTCTATATGTAACTGTTGTCAAAACGCATGCATCAGTTTCCTTAGTTCTTCTCCTAAGGGAGAAGCTAGATAAGCAAAAGAATGACATCAAGTCGTCACTTTCACATCACAAGTACAACATTTTGTTGTAGGCACAGCTGCTTCTGGGAGACCTCCAGACACAGTCTAAGACATATACCTAGCCACGTACTATGattaatttacaaaacaaaatgatGAAAGATTATGACATTTATTAAATCTGAACACAAACATACTCAGTGGCTGGTGTTTAATAAACACGTGGGACCTTCTAATGTGAGGGATTTGAATCTAAATTAAACACATAGCTGCACAATGCCCCCATAAACATATGTGCCATTGTAATCACAGAATGATTGATGTGAAGCACAGATATGTAATGAAGTAAAAGTTTTCAGAGTTGTCAATGCTTATTGAGTCTGCACAGTGTACAGCAAGCACTGTGGATAAATAGCAAATAAGACATCTATCCAATTCTTAGGGTTTCCTAATAGTTTTGAACAAAGGATAGCAGTCACAAACAAAATACAATTAATCTACAATTATCAAAATGGATAGAGAAGTAGGAAACAGATGTGATTCATGGATAAAGAGCATCATATACTAAACATTTTGAACAGAATTTTGAAGGAACATCCCACTACAGTGTAAGTTCTAAGATAGAAGAAGCTTGTGACTACTGCTGTATCCTCAGTGCCTTGTGTAATGGTGACACAATTTAGGGTCTCAGAAAATGCTTGTTAAATGAAAAGAGCACTCAGATCCCAGGTGGCACAAGGCAGATATGCCATAAGAAACATGTGAGGGGCACAGTAACATTTGCTTGATCAGAACTGAAAAGTTGGcttgcgccgcggctcactaggctaatcctccaccttgcggcaccggcacaccgggttctagtcccggtcggggcgccggattctgtcccggttgcccctcttccaggccagctctctgctgtggccagggagtgcagtggaggatggcccaggtgcttgggccctgcaccccatgggagaccaggaaaagcacctggctcctggctcctgccatcggatcagcgcagtgcgccggctgcagcggcggccattggagggtgaaccaatggcaaaggaagacctttctctctgtctctctctctcattgtccactctgcctgtcaaaaaaaaaaaaaaaaaaaaaaactgaaaagtctGTACAGATTGTTGAGTGCCTTATCAGAGATGTCTGAGTTGACATTATTCCATAGCTGAAGGCTTTTGTGAGATCATCAGGATTTGGGCTTTACAGCAAGGAAGGTAGCAGGTAAAGATAGGATTAGGAAGTTTCTGGAAAAGTACTAAGGGTAAGAGGGAGACTTTTGGGGATGTTTCCGGAAAGGTTGGATTTAACACCTGTCTACCTGACTGTTTTCTCTGTGACGATGTATTCACAGtggttatttaagaaaaatgaacataGGTTGAACAAAAGTCTTGGCGAGGTACAACTATCACAACATACCACAGCAGAGTGTTGCCCAGACCCACAACTTGAAGGCGTTCCACAATCCCCTCTGAGGGCTCTGGCATTTCCATGGAAATATCttcaaatgaaagacaaaattacattTAGACCATGCTGCTCACCACAAATTCACAGCCTACAACTTCCTTAAATTTCACAATAAAACACCCACGCTACTATCCCTCTCCAAGGCAATAGATTCCTCACACATGGGTAAAAAAGGTAACAACAAATATACCTCAAAATTGGTGCATAGAGTTGTCATGTTTTATTCTCAAGTTGTTGACCATGGCTGCCCAGATCTTTTTCTATATTTCAGTAGATTTTAGCACCTGTTTTTCTGCTGAGTATTGTTAAATCAaactatttaatatttaacataaataGTCCAAAAATTGTTCTTGGTACTTAATGTATTAATGCTATCATCTCACACTTGGTTATTATGGGCCAATGCCTTAAATACCTGGAAGAATTAAATAGCCAAACAGACATCAGGAAAGAAAAGCagtttatttttcccccaaattttaGGAAACACACCTCTGAGCAGCTCAAGTGACAAAACCATAGAGTATCGTGCACATATTAAAACCATATTTTCTGAAGCGTATCCCTTCTCAGCCACTGTGTTTAGTTGAAAGATTATCAAActcaagagtacttcaaaaatctcACCAGAGTCATAGTCAAGGAGAGGAAATCAGCGCATCTGGGAGATTCTACAATCACTCTTTTGAGACTCAGAGAGCATTTTTGATTTCTATGTTTTATAAAACCAGAAACATGAAATGAGTTGCTTCTTGTCCCTTGCCACCTGCCTCTAGGAGCCTGAGAAGAGTTTCCGTCTGAGACGCTGGAAATCTTTCAGGCTGAACAGCTTACCATGGTTTGCTTGGCCCCTCTCTAGCTCTTCTGCAGTCCTTCAGCCTCTCAACTCAGCCCCAGGGATCCCTGGATCTCTGTCCAAAGGGAGTCTGCGGTGCTGCAGGGTGCCTGGGCAGTGTCACCAGAAATGCTTGCAGTCGTTCATTCCTCTAACCAGCCTCaagcctccctcccccttcccctccccttcctcctcttcactttcctctttCCCCACCCCTTTCCTAGACgggcctccctctgctccccttTAGAGAACAAGAGCTACTGATGAGGATACTGTGGCTCTGTtctcctgtcctccctccctccctgcatttttccatccttctttccattttcctgggcattcctccctccccttcttcctccatctcttcaCCTTGTTCTCCACCCACCATCTCCCCCCATCCCCTTCTTCTTCATGAACAGTAAGGTAACTCTCGGCTACATGTGATAGGGGTCCGCTAACAGTTGCAAATAGTACCAATCAAAACTGTATTTTGGGCAAATTCATGATCTGCAGACTTCAGCAGAGCTAACCAGCATGCTTGCCTCTTTtggttccttctcttccctcttcccttgcTCACCCCCTAGTGGAGGTCGTTGTTAATGGCCCTTCCTAAAGTTCAGTCCTATATGAAGAGTCGCTGCTACGATCAAATTGGCATTTCAGAAAGATGGTGATATTCACAGCCCTAGAGCTGTCGAGTTCAGCACCCCATATTCATTACTTTATCTCTATAACAACACTCCACTGTATGTACTATTACCCCTAGTTTATAGAGTCTCTGAGAGGGTAAGAAAGTTGCTCTAGTCACAGAACTACTGAGAGACACAGTTGGAATTTTGAGGCCAGCCAATTCTGAAGCCTGCGCACCTGAGCTTTAAACTAAACTTCCTGGAAAATATGGTAAGGTGGGGACCAAGATGGAGCCAAGGAGACCTGTGAAAGAGCCAATGTTTCCATTATATCCCTCCAAAATATCTAGACATTGTATGTGTAAGTCCTCTCCTCCAGTTTtctcactttgaaaatttatttattaattttcattttaggggccaacgctgtggcatagcaggtaaagctatgtactggttcatatcccggctgctccgcttctgatccacctctctgctatgtcctgggaaagcagtagaatgtggcccaagtccttgggcccctgcacccaggtgggagaccaggaagaagctcctggctcctggctgttgcagccatctgaggaatgaaccagcagatagaagatttctctctccctctctctctctctccctctgtctctctctctctctctgcctctgcgtaactctgccttcaaatgaataaataagtaaatcttaattttttttttcattttatttgaaaagcagagacagggacAAAGGAGACattgagaaaagtcttccatctgcttattcactcaccaaatgcccacaacagccaaggatggaccaggctgaagccaggagcctggaacttcatctgggtctcccacgtggtggcaagaaccccaagtacttaagccatcatctgctgcctcccagggtgtgcaataacaggaagttggatagcAGCAGAGGGTCCAGGGCTCAAACCAAGCAGTCTGacaaggaatgcaggcatctcaaccaaacagcatcttaagcattgcaccaaatgtccacccccaaCTCTTTCTTAAATTTTACCTAGAATTTTGACCGTAGGAATTCCCTGAGAGCACTTTAAATGCCCAATGCCTCACTGATACCAATAACCAATTCTCCACTCTCATTTTATTTGACCAGACAACTCCTGGTTTGCCTCCTCCTTCACCGACGACTCCTGCTCTGTTTCGTGTG contains:
- the SELL gene encoding L-selectin precursor (The RefSeq protein has 2 substitutions compared to this genomic sequence), with amino-acid sequence MIFPWKCQSPQRGLWNVFKLWVWATLCCDFLAYHGTNCWTYHYSEKPMNWERARKFCRENYTDLVAIQNKGEIEYLEKTLPFSRSYYWIGIRKIGNIWTWVGTNKSLTAEAENWGEGEPNNKKTKEDCVEIYIKRLRDSGKWNDDSCQKRKAALCYTASCHPGSCSGHGECVEVINNYTCSCDVGYYGPQCQFVMQCEPLEAPELGTMACTHPLGEFSFSSQCGFSCLEGTNLTGIEETTCGPLGNWSSLRPTCQVIQCEPLTAPDLGTIDCSHPRAVFGFTSTCTFSCSEGAELIGMKKTVCGSSGIWSSPTPKCQKVDRSFSMIKEGDYNPLFIPVAVMVTAFSGLAFIIWLARRLKKGKKSQKSKDDILIHPL